From the Rhodothermales bacterium genome, the window GACGCCGATCACACGGCCCTGCCGGTCGAGCAGCGGCCCCCCGCTGTCGCCGGGGCGCACGCGGTTCGAGGACACCCAGATCGTCTCGCCGGACACGGGATGCAGGTCGTCGTACCGGACGCCGACGCTGGTCTGCTGGACGCCTTCGGGCCAGCCGGCGGTGAAGGCGGGGGTCCCGGCGGCGCCGCGCTCGTGCGGCGGCGCGAGCGGGAGCGGCGTCAGCCCCGAGCGCCGCACGTCGTCCGCGTCGAGGTGGAGCACGGCGATGTCGCGCACCGGATCGACAGCCCAGACCTTCCGCGTCGTCACGCGCTTCCCGTTCGGAAGCTGGACGCGGACGCGGTCGGTCCCGACGACGACGTGGTATGCCGTCACGAGCACGTCTTCGGCCACCAGGAACGCCGACCCGATCCGCACGAACGCGTCCCCTTCGGCGACGATCGGCAGGACGGAACGGGAGGCGCGGTAGAACGCCTGCGCGTCGTCGTACGCGCGGACCTGCTGCGTCGGGAAGGTCGTGCGCGTCCCGTTCACCTCCACCGTCACCGTCGGCACGGCGAGCACGCCGGCGCGGAGGGGCCGGAGGACGAAGCGTTGCGTCTGCACCGTCACCGGCGTCTCGCCGAAGCGACCGCGCTCTGTCCGCAGCGGCTCCGCCCGGACGACCTCTACGCTCCCGTCCCCGACTTCGATCTCGACGGTCGCCTCTCCGTACCCCGCGACGACGAGCGCCTCGACGTCGAGGAAGAACGTCTCGCCGACGGCGGCCACGTCGCGGCTCAGCGAGGAGAACGCCTGCACGGGCGGGGGGCTGCCCGGGTGGAGGCCGGGTACGAGCGCGAGTAGGACGATCCCGATCGCTGCATGCATGGTTGTTTCCCCCTCCCGCGCTCCGTCTGTTAATCATTTGGTAACATGGACCCCGGCAGTATACCCTTTTTACGCAGCGGCGTTCTCCGCGCCTTCACACATTTTCGCGCCGGGCGACGCCCCACGCTTCGCCCCTGCCCGCCGTCGGGACCCTGAGGCGGCTCCGCTCGGTACGCCGGTCTTGGTTTCTCCCTCGGTTTCCCCCGCCCCCTTCCCGAACCTCCCCTCCGATGAACCTGAACGAGACGTTTGACGACCTAGTAGGCAAGCTCCAGGGCTGGATCGAAGCTCTGATCCTACTGCTCCCGAACTTCATCGCGGCCGTCCTCATCGTCGTCGTTACGGTGTTTGTGGCGCGGTTGGTGCGACGCGGGGTGAAAGGCGTACTCAGCCGGACCTCGTCGTACGAACAGGTCAACAACCTGCTCGCGACGATCGTCTACGTGATCGTCTTCGCGGTCGGGACCTTCATCGCGCTCGGCGTCATCGGGGCGGACAAGGCGGTGACCTCCCTCCTCGCGGGTGCCGGCATCCTCGGCCTCGCCCTCGGCTTCGCGTTCCAGGACCTCGCGGCCAATTTCATCGCCGGCATCCTCCTCTCGATCCGCCGCCCGTTCGTCGTGGGCGACATCATCGAGACAGGCGATTACATGGGGACCGTCGTGGACGTGAATCTCCGCTCGACGCGGGTGCGCACGTTCCAGGGCCAGATCGCCATCATCCCGAACTCGAACGTCTTCCAGAACCCCGTCGAGAACTACAGCACCGGGCAGCGCCGCGTGGACGTGAGCTGCGGCGTGGCCTACGGCGACGACCTCGAAGAGGCTCGCGCACTCGCGCTCGGCGCCGTGCAGAGCCTCGGCTTCGTGGATCAGAACCGGCCCGTCGACCTCTACTTCAACGAGTTCGGCGACAGCTCGATCAACTTCTCGCTCCGCTTCTGGGTCGACTTCCACAAGCAGACCGACTTCCTCGCGGCGCAGAGCGAGGCCATCATCGCCATCAAGAAGGCGTTCGACGACGGCGGCATCACGATCCCCTTCCCCATCCGCACGCTCGACTTCGGCGTCGTCGGCGGCGAGCGGCTCGACGAGATCCTGCCGAAACGGTTCTACGAGGGCGACGGTGCAAACGGCCAGCCCTCGCCCGTCGGGACACCGCCTGATGCAGCGTCATAGGAATAGATCAGATGCACCGTGGGCCTCTATTGAGCCACCTTTGAGCGCACACTCCCGATCCGACATAGAGGCGGGAGCTCATCGCCTGCTCGTTGCTCTCCATGCCGGACGAGCGACTGGTGCGCCGGACTGGGCCACCCTTGCGCTCGCCGCTGGCCGCGATGGTCCTCACCTTCGTATGCTCGCGAGCATGGAACGCTCAGCCAACTGGTTCGAAGTCCGCGATTACATCCGTCCTGCGTTGGAAGAGGCGGACATCCCCTTCCTCTCCGCCGACGATGCTCTCCGCGAACACGCGAGAGACATCGCGTGCGCAATGCTCCACGGCGAGATCGCCCCCCGAACAGGTTGTCATACGCTTAGCCGCCTTGCAATCGAGTTGGGGTACCCGTCAGAGTTGATGACGTGGTATGCGCTCGACGACGAGTACGATCTCGCTGCTGAGGGATACGTGTCCGGTCACGGGCTGAACGACCGAGCACGGCGTGCCGCCGCTGCACTGGCACCCGAATGCGTAGCCGATAGGGCATCTAGCTCGCCCTCTCAGTTTGACGGAAAGCGCGGGCGTC encodes:
- a CDS encoding mechanosensitive ion channel family protein, whose translation is MNLNETFDDLVGKLQGWIEALILLLPNFIAAVLIVVVTVFVARLVRRGVKGVLSRTSSYEQVNNLLATIVYVIVFAVGTFIALGVIGADKAVTSLLAGAGILGLALGFAFQDLAANFIAGILLSIRRPFVVGDIIETGDYMGTVVDVNLRSTRVRTFQGQIAIIPNSNVFQNPVENYSTGQRRVDVSCGVAYGDDLEEARALALGAVQSLGFVDQNRPVDLYFNEFGDSSINFSLRFWVDFHKQTDFLAAQSEAIIAIKKAFDDGGITIPFPIRTLDFGVVGGERLDEILPKRFYEGDGANGQPSPVGTPPDAAS
- a CDS encoding trypsin-like peptidase domain-containing protein, whose translation is MHAAIGIVLLALVPGLHPGSPPPVQAFSSLSRDVAAVGETFFLDVEALVVAGYGEATVEIEVGDGSVEVVRAEPLRTERGRFGETPVTVQTQRFVLRPLRAGVLAVPTVTVEVNGTRTTFPTQQVRAYDDAQAFYRASRSVLPIVAEGDAFVRIGSAFLVAEDVLVTAYHVVVGTDRVRVQLPNGKRVTTRKVWAVDPVRDIAVLHLDADDVRRSGLTPLPLAPPHERGAAGTPAFTAGWPEGVQQTSVGVRYDDLHPVSGETIWVSSNRVRPGDSGGPLLDRQGRVIGVVTSGRTASSGTDFLVEDVCLTTDLRPALAQQRLHAKPYGLREVLAVHARAGAHGHARVLELATSLTQPTGWRSGERDRHVQALQLIAGEAPRDPALQFLLGATLDQVGDAPRALAAYRLALHADADYFPAAYALGHHYFRQGDFEAAEVLFARMAEGTPYATLAALGLARIYAADLRYAEAEHALRAVLRRDHRFAPALYLLGYCQLAQGRTAEAIALAVRLEGIDRAWAERLRLHLRQPILHPVALASLPPAAIRQP